From a region of the Mytilus galloprovincialis chromosome 3, xbMytGall1.hap1.1, whole genome shotgun sequence genome:
- the LOC143069608 gene encoding uncharacterized protein LOC143069608 isoform X2, whose amino-acid sequence MLCDSKIITGWEGWTGFGVNKKTTANIEDLTTITASASGGNQADCVVIRNSVGNIIGYIKKNELNHDFDTEKTEEQSKRDKLEKAMDRETEKSENKLVRGYEKVVAGKMKQHIKDIQKRIAELKKELKEHEKKLELDIRKRQRKLEIDIKESKQFEKELKKREPKKDGLQQDEKHRKILLKNEKKYRKQLLKDNKRKAKKEKEDDKIYITSVANKMKSSLKDSEQKWTNEMKALKSCMKKQK is encoded by the exons ATGCTGTGTGATTCAAAAATCATAACTGGTTGGGAAGGATGGACAGGATTCGGGGTAAACAAGAAAACAACAGCTAACATTGAAGACCTAACAACCATAACAG CGTCAGCGTCTGGTGGGAACCAAGCAGATTGCGTAGTAATCAGAAACTCAGTGGGGAACATCATCGGATACATTAAGAAG AATGAGCTCAATCATGACTTTGACACCGAGAAGACAGAAGAACAGAGTAAAAGAGATAAATTGGAGAAAGCAATGGATAGAGAAACAGAAAAGAGCGAAAACAAGCTTGTCAGAGGATATGAGAAAGTTGTTGCTGGAAAGATGAAGCAACATATCAAAGACATACAAAAGAGAATCGCAGAACTGAAAAAGGAACTAAAAGAACACGAAAAGAAGCTAGAATTAGATATCAGAAAACGACAAAGAAAACTAGAGATCGATATCAAAGAGAGCAAACAATTCGAGAAAG AATTGAAGAAAAGAGAACCCAAGAAAGATGGACTTCAACAA GATGAAAAACACAGAAAAATACTTCTAAAGAATGAAAAGAAATACAGAAAACAACTGCTAAAGGATAACAAACGAAAagcaaagaaagaaaaagaagacgATAAGATATATATAACATCAGTGGCTAACAAAATGAAGAGTTCTCTCAAGGATTCAGAACAAAAATGGACAAATGAAATGAAAGCACTGAAATCATGTATGAAGAAACAGAAATAG
- the LOC143069608 gene encoding uncharacterized protein LOC143069608 isoform X1: protein MLCDSKIITGWEGWTGFGVNKKTTANIEDLTTITGTASASGGNQADCVVIRNSVGNIIGYIKKNELNHDFDTEKTEEQSKRDKLEKAMDRETEKSENKLVRGYEKVVAGKMKQHIKDIQKRIAELKKELKEHEKKLELDIRKRQRKLEIDIKESKQFEKELKKREPKKDGLQQDEKHRKILLKNEKKYRKQLLKDNKRKAKKEKEDDKIYITSVANKMKSSLKDSEQKWTNEMKALKSCMKKQK, encoded by the exons ATGCTGTGTGATTCAAAAATCATAACTGGTTGGGAAGGATGGACAGGATTCGGGGTAAACAAGAAAACAACAGCTAACATTGAAGACCTAACAACCATAACAG GTACAGCGTCAGCGTCTGGTGGGAACCAAGCAGATTGCGTAGTAATCAGAAACTCAGTGGGGAACATCATCGGATACATTAAGAAG AATGAGCTCAATCATGACTTTGACACCGAGAAGACAGAAGAACAGAGTAAAAGAGATAAATTGGAGAAAGCAATGGATAGAGAAACAGAAAAGAGCGAAAACAAGCTTGTCAGAGGATATGAGAAAGTTGTTGCTGGAAAGATGAAGCAACATATCAAAGACATACAAAAGAGAATCGCAGAACTGAAAAAGGAACTAAAAGAACACGAAAAGAAGCTAGAATTAGATATCAGAAAACGACAAAGAAAACTAGAGATCGATATCAAAGAGAGCAAACAATTCGAGAAAG AATTGAAGAAAAGAGAACCCAAGAAAGATGGACTTCAACAA GATGAAAAACACAGAAAAATACTTCTAAAGAATGAAAAGAAATACAGAAAACAACTGCTAAAGGATAACAAACGAAAagcaaagaaagaaaaagaagacgATAAGATATATATAACATCAGTGGCTAACAAAATGAAGAGTTCTCTCAAGGATTCAGAACAAAAATGGACAAATGAAATGAAAGCACTGAAATCATGTATGAAGAAACAGAAATAG